A single region of the Manihot esculenta cultivar AM560-2 chromosome 12, M.esculenta_v8, whole genome shotgun sequence genome encodes:
- the LOC110628739 gene encoding transcription factor RAX3, which yields MGRAPCCDKANVKKGPWSPEEDAKLKAYIEQNGTGGNWIALPQKIGLKRCGKSCRLRWLNYLRPNIKHGGFSEEEDNIICSLYLSIGSRWSIIAAQLPGRTDNDIKNYWNTRLKKKLLGKQRKEQAARRATLRKELKRESQSFMVPEVMNQKNLNYWPELPSVAAAMPAMNASTQDSNFWDEESLRSMLVKQGGRFSDDHQESNISSNVYPLDVSCTSNQDHPYSSSVNILSSNSAVSINSTDSPCSQLPSANYAVSGAGPSIYQGLEEFPVELHELVYSNNHQLAGLKSFYGMDTTNGGGNWKNGASSSGESASWENIVSSLAYPQLVSELETCLQSLPQDNSSYEDSSYLGPQ from the exons ATGGGTAGAGCTCCTTGCTGTGACAAAGCCAATGTGAAGAAAGGTCCATGGTCGCCTGAGGAAGATGCCAAGCTCAAGGCTTATATTGAACAGAATGGCACCGGCGGCAACTGGATAGCCTTGCCTCAGAAGATAG GGCTTAAGAGATGTGGGAAGAGCTGTCGACTTCGATGGCTGAATTATCTACGGCCTAATATCAAACATGGAGGCTTCTCAGAGGAGGAAGATAACATCATTTGCAGTCTCTATTTAAGCATTGGAAGCAG GTGGTCCATTATTGCTGCTCAGTTGCCTGGAAGAACTGATAATGATATTAAGAACTATTGGAACACAAGGCTCAAGAAGAAGCTTCTGGGCAAGCAGCGCAAAGAACAAGCAGCCCGGCGAGCTACTCTCAGGAAAGAGCTAAAGAGGGAAAGCCAGAGTTTTATGGTTCCTGAGGTCATGAATCAAAAGAACCTTAATTATTGGCCAGAGCTACCATCAGTAGCAGCCGCCATGCCAGCCATGAATGCGAGTACGCAAGATTCTAATTTCTGGGATGAAGAATCCCTTAGAAGCATGCTGGTCAAgcaaggaggaagattttctgATGATCATCAAGAATCAAACATTTCCAGCAATGTTTATCCTCTGGATGTTTCGTGCACTAGCAATCAAGATCATCCATATTCAAGCTCGGTGAATATTCTTTCTTCTAATTCGGCGGTGTCCATCAACTCTACAGATAGCCCTTGTTCTCAGTTGCCTAGCGCCAACTATGCAGTCAGTGGAGCAGGTCCAAGTATCTACCAAGGACTGGAGGAGTTCCCCGTTGAGCTACACGAATTGGTCTACAGCAACAATCACCAGTTAGCAGGTCTGAAGAGTTTCTATGGAATGGACACGACCAATGGCGGCGGAAATTGGAAAAATGGGGCTAGTAGCTCTGGGGAAAGCGCCAGTTGGGAAAATATTGTAAGCTCCCTGGCTTATCCTCAACTTGTTTCGGAGCTTGAAACTTGTCTACAAAGCCTGCCACAAGATAATTCATCCTACGAAGATTCTAGTTACTTAGGGCCACAATAG